From Alcaligenes faecalis, the proteins below share one genomic window:
- the purL gene encoding phosphoribosylformylglycinamidine synthase has protein sequence MSQILYFPGSSVLSAFRRERLLERVEQRQLPVADILALHEYYVWTEESGLDASARQHLSDLLDDGLPALDPQPPKGALVLRVIPRLGTVSPWASKATDIAHNCGLQAVRRIERGVRYIITPKRGLLGAKELDQAQLEQLAALLHDRMTETVVGLDFDGQALFTQLEGKPIQTVDVLGGGVATLKQANEEMGLALSEDEIEYLMEAFTRLGRNPHDVELMMFAQANSEHCRHKIFNAQWVIDGQNQGKTLFGMIRETHAAQPENTVVAYADNAAIMTGGPATLFHAGIDDQANEPVYQRHEALVHTLMKVETHNHPTAIAPFPGASTGAGGEIRDEGATGRGSKPKAGLTGFTVSNLCFPEQMEPWEKDSHGIPDRIASPLDIMIEGPIGGAAFNNEFGRPNLLGYFRTFEQTAGDQRWGYHKPIMIAGGLGSIDDRLTHKDPLPVGALLIQLGGPGMRIGMGGGAASSMGVGANRAELDFDSVQRGNPEMERRAQEVIDRCWQQGENNPIIAIHDVGAGGLSNAFPELVNDAERGAIFELTRVPLEESGLSPAEIWSNESQERYVLAILPKDLPRFERIAQRERCPFAVVGVATEARQLRVTFGEGLPGVDEVHTPKSIEERPVDVPMDVILGKAPRMERDVKRLDGVAEPLDLTVIPLTEAMHRVLRHPTVANKTFLISIGDRSVGGLCSRDQMVGPWQVPVADCAVTLADFEGVRGEAMSMGERSPSAMIDAAASGRMAVAEALTNLVASDVRDLKDVKLSANWMAACGVDGQDAALFDTVQAVSQWCQSLGLSIPVGKDSLSMRTSWEQDGESRQVISPVSLVVTAFAQVADVRRTLTPQLQTNVGDTALVLIDLGQGKQRMGASVLAHAFNQVGQSVPDMQDAEAMLAFVKVIRQLADQDLILAYHDRSDGGLAATVAEMAFAGHTGVSVNLDMLTIDPHAADWGDYKIRAEQVSVQRDEITLRALFNEEAGAVIQVPLAQRDQVMQTLREAGLSAHSHVIGSLNKTDQVEFYRDGACIYQAPRVELAQQWSEVSRRIMERRDNPACAQAEFDRWEDVQDPGISPRVMFNPQEDIAAPFIATGKRPRVAILREQGCNSQVEMAWAFDTAGFEAVDVHMTDLLSGRASLEGMQGMVAVGGFSYGDVLGAGEGWAKTIRFNNQLSDQFAAFFGRSDTFGLGICNGCQMMAALAPMIPGAEFWPRFTRNQSEKYEARFSSVEIAASPSLFFKGMEGTRLPVAVAHGEGFANFQRQGDASKVAAAVHFVDHRGQRTEQYPLNPNGSPYGLTGVTTADGRFTIMMPHPERVTRNVMMSWTPEQWGAADQGADQMANGGFTPWMRMFRNARVWIA, from the coding sequence GTGAGCCAAATCCTGTACTTTCCCGGTTCGTCCGTGCTCTCCGCATTTCGTCGTGAGCGTTTGCTAGAGCGTGTTGAGCAGCGTCAACTGCCTGTTGCCGACATTCTTGCCTTGCACGAATACTATGTCTGGACTGAAGAGTCCGGCCTGGATGCCAGTGCGCGTCAGCACCTCAGCGACCTGCTGGACGATGGTCTGCCTGCGCTGGACCCTCAGCCGCCTAAAGGCGCCTTGGTTCTGCGTGTCATTCCTCGTTTGGGGACCGTGTCACCCTGGGCCAGTAAAGCGACTGACATCGCCCATAACTGTGGCTTGCAAGCGGTACGTCGTATCGAGCGTGGCGTGCGTTACATCATCACCCCTAAGCGTGGCTTGCTGGGTGCCAAGGAACTGGATCAGGCTCAGCTGGAGCAACTGGCTGCCTTGCTGCACGACCGCATGACCGAAACCGTGGTTGGTTTGGACTTTGACGGTCAGGCGCTGTTCACCCAACTGGAAGGCAAGCCCATCCAGACCGTGGATGTTCTGGGCGGTGGCGTGGCGACCTTGAAGCAGGCCAATGAGGAAATGGGTCTGGCGCTGTCCGAGGACGAAATTGAATACCTGATGGAGGCCTTCACACGTCTGGGTCGTAACCCGCACGATGTGGAATTGATGATGTTCGCGCAAGCCAATAGCGAACACTGTCGTCACAAGATTTTTAACGCACAGTGGGTAATTGACGGTCAAAACCAGGGCAAGACCTTGTTTGGCATGATTCGCGAAACCCACGCGGCTCAACCTGAAAATACCGTGGTGGCTTATGCGGATAACGCCGCCATCATGACGGGCGGCCCCGCTACTCTGTTCCATGCCGGTATTGATGATCAGGCCAACGAGCCTGTGTATCAGCGCCACGAAGCACTGGTTCACACCTTGATGAAGGTGGAAACTCATAACCACCCAACCGCAATTGCTCCTTTCCCCGGTGCATCTACCGGCGCCGGTGGCGAGATTCGCGACGAAGGCGCAACAGGCCGTGGTTCCAAGCCCAAAGCAGGTTTGACCGGCTTTACCGTGTCCAATCTGTGCTTCCCTGAGCAAATGGAACCCTGGGAAAAAGACTCCCACGGCATTCCTGACCGTATCGCCAGCCCGCTGGACATCATGATTGAAGGCCCGATTGGTGGTGCTGCCTTCAATAACGAATTTGGTCGTCCCAACCTGCTGGGTTACTTCCGTACTTTTGAACAAACGGCTGGCGATCAGCGCTGGGGCTACCACAAGCCCATCATGATTGCCGGTGGTCTGGGTTCGATTGACGATCGCCTGACTCACAAAGATCCTCTGCCAGTGGGCGCCTTGCTGATTCAGCTGGGCGGTCCCGGCATGCGTATTGGTATGGGTGGTGGTGCTGCGTCCAGTATGGGCGTGGGGGCCAACCGCGCCGAACTGGACTTTGACTCCGTGCAGCGTGGTAACCCGGAGATGGAACGCCGTGCCCAGGAAGTGATCGACCGCTGCTGGCAGCAGGGCGAGAATAACCCCATTATTGCCATCCACGACGTGGGGGCGGGTGGTCTATCCAACGCATTCCCTGAGTTGGTGAACGATGCCGAGCGTGGCGCTATTTTTGAACTGACTCGCGTTCCTCTGGAAGAGTCGGGTCTGTCGCCTGCTGAAATCTGGTCCAACGAATCCCAGGAGCGTTACGTCCTGGCCATTCTGCCCAAGGATCTGCCGCGTTTTGAGCGCATTGCTCAGCGCGAGCGCTGCCCCTTTGCCGTCGTGGGTGTGGCGACTGAAGCGCGCCAATTGCGCGTGACTTTCGGCGAAGGCCTGCCTGGCGTGGACGAAGTGCACACCCCCAAGAGCATCGAGGAACGTCCTGTTGACGTGCCTATGGATGTGATTCTGGGTAAAGCCCCACGCATGGAACGCGACGTCAAGCGTCTGGACGGCGTGGCCGAACCGCTGGACCTGACCGTTATTCCGTTGACCGAAGCCATGCACCGGGTGCTGCGTCACCCCACTGTGGCCAACAAGACTTTCCTGATCAGCATTGGCGACCGCAGCGTGGGTGGCCTGTGCAGTCGTGATCAGATGGTTGGCCCTTGGCAAGTGCCTGTGGCCGACTGCGCCGTTACTTTGGCTGATTTTGAAGGCGTGCGCGGCGAAGCCATGTCCATGGGCGAACGTAGCCCTAGCGCCATGATTGACGCTGCTGCCTCCGGCCGTATGGCTGTGGCTGAAGCCCTGACCAACCTGGTCGCCAGTGATGTGCGTGACCTGAAAGACGTCAAATTGTCCGCCAACTGGATGGCCGCTTGCGGCGTGGATGGCCAGGACGCTGCCTTGTTCGACACGGTTCAGGCTGTCAGCCAGTGGTGCCAGAGCCTGGGCCTGTCCATTCCTGTGGGCAAGGACTCCCTGTCCATGCGTACCAGCTGGGAGCAGGACGGTGAGTCCCGTCAGGTGATTTCGCCAGTTTCCCTGGTGGTGACCGCTTTTGCTCAAGTGGCCGATGTGCGCCGCACCTTGACCCCCCAACTGCAAACCAATGTGGGCGATACCGCTCTGGTCTTGATTGATCTGGGGCAGGGCAAACAGCGTATGGGCGCTTCTGTGTTGGCTCACGCTTTCAATCAGGTTGGCCAGTCCGTGCCCGATATGCAGGACGCCGAAGCCATGCTGGCTTTTGTGAAGGTGATTCGCCAATTGGCCGACCAGGATCTTATCCTGGCCTACCACGACCGTTCCGACGGTGGTCTGGCCGCGACCGTAGCCGAAATGGCTTTTGCCGGTCACACCGGCGTGTCCGTGAATCTGGACATGCTGACCATCGACCCTCATGCTGCCGATTGGGGCGATTACAAGATTCGTGCCGAACAGGTTTCCGTGCAGCGTGATGAAATCACCTTGCGCGCCTTGTTCAACGAAGAGGCTGGTGCTGTTATCCAGGTGCCATTGGCCCAGCGTGATCAGGTCATGCAAACTCTGCGTGAAGCAGGTTTGTCGGCTCACTCCCATGTGATTGGTAGTCTGAACAAGACTGATCAGGTCGAGTTCTATCGCGATGGTGCTTGCATTTACCAAGCCCCTCGTGTGGAACTGGCACAACAGTGGAGCGAAGTTAGCCGCCGTATCATGGAGCGTCGCGATAACCCCGCTTGCGCACAGGCTGAATTCGATCGCTGGGAAGACGTGCAAGATCCAGGCATCTCGCCGCGTGTCATGTTCAACCCGCAAGAAGATATTGCTGCTCCCTTCATCGCTACCGGCAAACGCCCACGCGTTGCCATCTTGCGCGAACAGGGTTGCAACAGTCAGGTGGAAATGGCCTGGGCCTTTGATACTGCTGGTTTTGAGGCCGTGGACGTACACATGACCGATTTGCTGTCGGGTCGCGCATCGCTGGAAGGCATGCAGGGCATGGTGGCCGTGGGTGGTTTCAGCTACGGCGACGTTCTGGGCGCCGGTGAAGGCTGGGCCAAGACCATACGTTTCAACAACCAGTTGTCGGATCAGTTTGCTGCTTTCTTCGGTCGCAGCGATACCTTCGGTCTGGGTATTTGTAATGGTTGCCAGATGATGGCCGCTTTGGCTCCCATGATTCCAGGTGCAGAATTCTGGCCACGCTTTACCCGTAACCAGTCGGAAAAATACGAGGCTCGTTTCTCCAGTGTAGAAATCGCCGCTTCGCCATCCTTGTTCTTCAAGGGTATGGAAGGGACACGCCTGCCAGTAGCCGTGGCTCACGGTGAAGGCTTTGCGAACTTCCAGCGTCAGGGCGATGCATCCAAGGTAGCGGCTGCAGTTCATTTTGTGGATCACCGCGGTCAGCGCACCGAGCAATACCCGCTGAACCCCAACGGCAGCCCTTACGGTTTGACGGGTGTCACCACGGCAGATGGCCGCTTCACCATCATGATGCCTCACCCGGAACGTGTGACGCGCAACGTCATGATGTCCTGGACGCCAGAGCAGTGGGGCGCCGCCGATCAGGGTGCTGATCAGATGGCAAATGGTGGATTTACTCCCTGGATGCGGATGTTTCGCAACGCTCGGGTCTGGATTGCGTAA
- the guaB gene encoding IMP dehydrogenase — protein MRLIKKALTFDDVLLVPAYSEVLPRDTSLLTRFTRDITLNIPLVSAAMDTVTEARLAIAMAQEGGIGIIHKNLTADAQAREVARVKRHEFGIVIDPVTVTPTMKVRDAINLQRQHGISGLPVVEAGKLVGIVTNRDLRFEDRLDLPLRDVMTPQERLITMHEGATLDEAQALMHRHRLERVLIVNDQFQLRGLATVKDIVKNTEHPLASKDSHGQLRVGAAVGVGDGTEERVEKLASAGVDVVVVDTAHGHSRGVIERVRWVKKNFPRIQVIGGNIATADAARALVEAGADCVKVGIGPGSICTTRIVAGVGVPQITAIADVAKALEGTGVPLIADGGIRFSGDVSKALAAGASACMMGGMFAGTEESPGEVVLFQGRSYKSYRGMGSLGAMVDGSADRYFQDPSNNADKLVPEGIEGRVPYKGSVIAIIYQLVGGIRASMGYCGCKSIEELHSKAEFVEITAAGVRESHVHDVQITKEAPNYRAD, from the coding sequence ATGCGTCTCATCAAGAAAGCACTGACCTTCGACGATGTGTTGTTGGTTCCCGCTTACTCCGAGGTTCTGCCTCGCGATACATCCTTGCTCACCCGCTTTACGCGGGACATCACCCTGAATATCCCGCTGGTTTCGGCTGCCATGGACACGGTCACCGAAGCGCGTCTGGCTATTGCCATGGCACAGGAAGGCGGTATCGGGATCATCCACAAGAACCTGACGGCAGATGCTCAAGCACGTGAAGTTGCACGTGTGAAGCGTCACGAGTTCGGTATCGTGATTGATCCGGTTACTGTTACGCCCACCATGAAGGTGCGCGATGCCATCAACCTGCAGCGTCAACACGGTATTTCCGGTCTGCCTGTGGTGGAAGCCGGCAAGCTGGTGGGTATTGTTACCAACCGCGATCTGCGCTTTGAAGACCGCCTGGATCTGCCTTTGCGTGATGTCATGACGCCTCAAGAGCGTCTGATCACCATGCACGAAGGCGCGACGCTGGACGAAGCCCAGGCCCTGATGCACCGCCACCGCTTGGAGCGCGTGCTGATCGTGAACGATCAGTTCCAGCTGCGTGGTCTGGCAACGGTGAAGGATATTGTCAAAAACACCGAGCACCCTCTGGCCAGCAAAGACAGCCACGGTCAGCTGCGCGTTGGCGCTGCAGTTGGTGTAGGTGACGGTACTGAAGAACGTGTCGAGAAACTGGCCTCAGCCGGTGTGGACGTGGTGGTGGTGGACACTGCCCACGGTCACTCCCGTGGTGTTATCGAGCGCGTTCGCTGGGTCAAGAAGAATTTCCCTCGCATTCAGGTCATTGGCGGCAACATTGCTACCGCTGATGCCGCTCGTGCTCTGGTCGAGGCCGGTGCAGATTGCGTCAAGGTCGGTATCGGCCCTGGCTCTATTTGTACGACTCGTATCGTGGCCGGTGTGGGTGTCCCTCAAATTACAGCAATTGCTGACGTTGCCAAGGCATTGGAAGGTACGGGCGTACCTTTGATCGCTGACGGCGGTATCCGCTTCTCCGGCGACGTGTCCAAGGCTTTGGCCGCTGGCGCTTCCGCTTGCATGATGGGCGGTATGTTTGCCGGTACCGAAGAGTCTCCGGGTGAAGTTGTGCTGTTCCAGGGCCGTTCGTACAAGTCCTACCGCGGTATGGGTAGCTTGGGCGCTATGGTCGATGGTTCGGCTGACCGCTACTTCCAGGATCCTTCGAACAACGCTGACAAGCTGGTTCCAGAAGGTATTGAAGGCCGCGTGCCCTACAAGGGCAGTGTTATTGCCATTATTTACCAACTGGTTGGCGGCATCCGTGCTTCCATGGGCTACTGCGGTTGCAAATCCATCGAGGAATTGCACTCCAAGGCTGAGTTCGTGGAAATTACGGCTGCGGGTGTACGTGAGTCCCACGTGCATGATGTGCAGATCACCAAGGAAGCGCCTAACTACCGCGCTGACTGA
- a CDS encoding DMT family transporter yields the protein MRNYAYPLVTMLLWSGNVIVSKMAHGLIAAPAMSFYRVVLALAIMSLFAARPVWRHWHSIRPQLPKLLFLGFLSMAFYQCLSYWAAASTSATNMAVITALTPLLTLLTTRLLLPGSGPRGMLPGALLALFGTVWLISGGHPLQLLSQGVRSGDLLMLTAALSYAFYSVFLKKWHITVPAWQSTYLQAWGALITLLPVFFWLPAEQTQLNEQTVPLILYAGILASVLLPYCWIQGITRLGPARCSLFLNILPFMTAMLAIPLLGEQLGAHHVSGGLLTLAGVILAQWPPQQWLFKTKAAPAK from the coding sequence ATGCGCAACTACGCCTATCCGCTGGTGACCATGCTGCTCTGGTCCGGCAATGTAATTGTTTCCAAAATGGCGCACGGCCTGATCGCCGCACCTGCCATGAGTTTTTATCGAGTCGTGCTGGCGCTGGCCATCATGAGCCTGTTTGCCGCTCGCCCTGTCTGGCGACACTGGCACTCGATCCGCCCCCAACTGCCCAAACTGCTGTTTCTGGGATTTCTGAGCATGGCGTTTTATCAATGCCTGTCTTACTGGGCAGCTGCCAGTACCAGCGCCACCAATATGGCCGTGATTACCGCACTGACACCCCTACTAACCCTGTTGACCACACGTTTGCTGCTGCCAGGCTCTGGCCCTCGCGGCATGCTGCCCGGCGCCCTGCTGGCCTTGTTTGGAACAGTCTGGTTGATTAGCGGCGGCCATCCTCTGCAACTGCTAAGCCAAGGAGTCCGCTCTGGCGACTTGCTGATGCTGACAGCGGCATTAAGCTACGCCTTTTACAGCGTCTTTTTGAAGAAATGGCATATCACTGTGCCAGCCTGGCAATCGACCTATCTTCAAGCCTGGGGAGCCTTGATCACCCTGCTGCCCGTCTTCTTCTGGCTACCGGCTGAACAAACTCAATTGAATGAGCAAACAGTCCCCCTGATCCTGTACGCAGGCATCCTGGCCTCCGTCCTGCTGCCCTACTGCTGGATCCAAGGCATCACACGCTTGGGCCCGGCCCGATGCAGCCTGTTCCTGAACATCCTGCCCTTCATGACCGCCATGCTGGCCATCCCATTGCTGGGCGAACAACTGGGCGCACACCATGTGAGCGGTGGATTGCTGACCCTGGCTGGGGTGATTCTTGCTCAATGGCCACCTCAACAATGGCTTTTCAAAACCAAAGCAGCCCCTGCTAAATAA
- a CDS encoding AraC family transcriptional regulator, whose translation MGQLVLDPLIHIPVELAKMPISGLAADYPDGHLIQEHQHVRAQFLYAVQGVMVIDAQEGRWVVPPSRGVWLQPGRPHTVRMRGQVKMRTIFVDEDAAPGLPARNCVLDVSPLLRELILEASRIPLVYAQDSRDGRLMRLLLDELRELPVLPFHLPWPEEPRLLLVCRHLEASPDDDRDANAWAKQLAMSVKTFHRLFRRHTGISFGQWRQFARLLGSLEGLAAGEPVVQVALQHGYASQSAYAAVFRRHFGVTPREFYRSKDSAGDAV comes from the coding sequence ATGGGACAGCTTGTGCTTGATCCTCTTATTCATATCCCTGTCGAGCTGGCCAAGATGCCCATTAGTGGTTTGGCGGCAGATTATCCGGACGGCCATCTTATTCAAGAGCACCAGCATGTACGGGCGCAGTTTTTGTACGCCGTGCAAGGGGTGATGGTGATCGACGCCCAGGAAGGACGCTGGGTGGTGCCTCCCAGTCGTGGCGTTTGGCTGCAACCGGGGCGACCTCATACGGTTCGCATGCGCGGACAGGTCAAAATGCGCACGATCTTTGTGGATGAGGATGCCGCTCCGGGCTTGCCAGCGCGTAACTGTGTGCTGGATGTCAGCCCTTTGCTACGAGAGCTGATTCTGGAGGCCAGTCGAATTCCTTTGGTGTATGCGCAAGACAGTCGTGATGGCCGCTTGATGCGCTTATTGCTGGATGAATTGCGCGAGCTGCCTGTATTGCCGTTTCATCTGCCCTGGCCCGAAGAGCCGCGCTTGCTATTGGTGTGTCGACATCTGGAGGCCAGCCCTGATGATGATAGGGATGCAAATGCCTGGGCCAAGCAACTGGCCATGAGCGTCAAAACTTTCCATCGCCTGTTTCGTCGTCATACCGGCATCAGCTTTGGGCAATGGCGTCAATTCGCTCGCTTGCTGGGGTCTCTAGAAGGTTTGGCCGCCGGTGAGCCTGTCGTGCAAGTGGCTTTACAACATGGCTATGCCAGTCAAAGCGCATATGCCGCCGTGTTCCGGCGGCATTTTGGGGTCACTCCCAGAGAGTTTTATCGCTCTAAAGACAGCGCGGGCGACGCAGTTTAG
- a CDS encoding alpha/beta fold hydrolase, whose product MSSSRTPRPSELNEHHESRPAQAAQQQGGGSYIPAPGPSGARSHSFTYECQEDTDEVSDSLTFVLVHGAWHGGWCWSRLAARLRAKGHKVYTPTLTGLGERSHLLSADITLNTFVDDVANLIRWEELSNVVLVGHSFGGLVISGVADVMPRCIQQLIYLDAFILPSGTSTFDTLPEKIVDSMVTSAGKSAVPAVPPPPLSALGLHATEDLHFVGNRLTPQPLSVYRSSLRLQNPVIGNGRPCSYISCTQPTFRGVDTSREWARQQKDWEFRELESGHCALMTHPDMLARLLLELAD is encoded by the coding sequence ATGTCTTCGAGTCGTACCCCTCGTCCGAGCGAGCTTAATGAACACCATGAATCCCGACCTGCACAGGCCGCGCAACAACAAGGCGGCGGCAGCTACATCCCTGCTCCCGGCCCCTCCGGTGCCCGCTCGCACAGCTTTACCTATGAATGTCAGGAAGATACGGACGAAGTCTCCGACAGCCTGACCTTTGTGTTGGTTCACGGTGCTTGGCACGGTGGCTGGTGCTGGTCCAGACTGGCTGCCCGGCTACGGGCCAAGGGGCATAAAGTCTATACCCCCACACTGACAGGCCTGGGCGAACGCAGCCACTTGCTTAGCGCGGACATCACCCTGAACACCTTTGTAGATGATGTCGCTAATTTGATACGTTGGGAGGAACTCTCCAACGTGGTTCTGGTGGGCCACAGCTTTGGAGGACTGGTCATTAGCGGAGTCGCCGACGTCATGCCACGCTGCATTCAACAACTGATCTACCTGGACGCCTTTATCCTGCCCAGCGGCACCAGCACCTTCGACACCCTGCCGGAAAAGATTGTCGACAGCATGGTGACCTCTGCCGGGAAAAGCGCCGTTCCTGCCGTCCCCCCTCCTCCACTAAGTGCACTGGGCCTGCATGCCACAGAAGATCTGCACTTTGTCGGTAACCGCCTGACACCACAGCCGCTTAGCGTCTACCGCTCTTCCCTGCGCTTACAGAACCCCGTCATCGGCAATGGCCGCCCTTGCTCCTATATCTCCTGCACACAGCCTACGTTCAGAGGGGTGGATACCTCGCGCGAATGGGCCCGTCAGCAGAAAGACTGGGAATTCCGAGAGTTGGAAAGTGGGCACTGCGCGTTGATGACACACCCCGACATGCTGGCCCGGCTTTTACTGGAGCTAGCGGACTAA
- the guaA gene encoding glutamine-hydrolyzing GMP synthase, translating into MHQRILILDYGSQVTQLIARRVREAGAYCEIHPGDVSDEFIRSQEGLKGIILSGSHASVYAEDALQVPAAAFDAGVPVLGICYGMQAMARQLGGVTEGSDKREFGYAEVRAHGHTKLLDGIQDFATAEGHGMLKVWMSHGDKVTALPPGFKLMASTPTCPIAGMADEDRGFYAVQFHPEVTHTVQGGALFERFVRDICGCVGDWNMPDYVQEAIANIREQVGDEEVILALSGGVDSSVAAALIHQAIGEKLTCVFVDHGLLRLNEAQQVMSTFADNMGLKIIHIDASDRFLGKLAGVTDPEAKRKIIGREFVEIFQEEAAKLSNARWLAQGTIYPDVIESAAAKSGKATGIKSHHNVGGLPDTLNLKLLEPLRELFKDEVRKLGVALGLPPAMVYRHPFPGPGLGVRILGEIKREYADLLRQADAIFIEELRNTVDEETGKNWYDLTSQAFTVFLPVKSVGVMGDARTYEYVVAMRAVQTTDFMTADWAELPYSLLKRTSGRIINEVRGINRVTYDVSSKPPATIEWE; encoded by the coding sequence ATGCACCAGCGAATTCTGATTCTTGATTACGGCTCCCAGGTCACCCAGCTTATTGCGCGTCGCGTACGCGAAGCCGGTGCTTACTGTGAAATTCACCCCGGTGATGTCAGCGATGAATTCATCCGTTCCCAAGAAGGCCTGAAAGGGATCATTCTGTCGGGCAGCCACGCGTCGGTCTACGCTGAAGACGCTCTGCAAGTTCCCGCCGCTGCTTTTGACGCTGGCGTACCCGTTCTGGGCATTTGCTACGGCATGCAAGCCATGGCCCGCCAACTGGGCGGTGTTACCGAAGGTTCGGACAAGCGCGAATTTGGCTACGCTGAAGTGCGCGCCCACGGCCACACCAAGTTGCTGGACGGTATCCAGGATTTCGCTACGGCAGAAGGCCACGGCATGCTCAAAGTCTGGATGAGCCACGGCGATAAAGTCACCGCTTTGCCTCCCGGCTTCAAGCTGATGGCTTCCACGCCAACATGCCCCATAGCCGGTATGGCTGATGAAGATCGTGGCTTCTACGCGGTTCAGTTCCACCCCGAAGTCACCCACACTGTCCAAGGCGGCGCCTTGTTCGAGCGCTTTGTGCGCGACATCTGCGGCTGCGTGGGTGATTGGAACATGCCCGACTATGTGCAAGAGGCTATTGCCAATATCCGCGAACAAGTCGGCGACGAAGAGGTCATTCTGGCTCTGTCCGGTGGTGTGGATTCCTCGGTTGCTGCCGCTCTGATCCACCAGGCTATCGGCGAGAAGCTGACCTGCGTATTCGTGGACCACGGCTTGCTGCGTCTGAATGAAGCCCAGCAAGTCATGAGCACCTTCGCTGACAATATGGGTTTGAAGATCATCCATATCGACGCATCCGACCGCTTCCTGGGCAAACTGGCCGGTGTGACCGACCCAGAAGCCAAGCGCAAGATCATCGGCCGCGAATTCGTGGAAATCTTCCAGGAAGAAGCCGCCAAGCTCAGCAACGCCCGCTGGTTGGCCCAAGGCACAATCTACCCGGACGTCATCGAATCCGCCGCTGCCAAATCCGGCAAAGCTACTGGCATCAAATCCCACCACAACGTGGGCGGCCTGCCAGACACACTGAACCTGAAGCTGCTGGAACCCTTGCGTGAATTGTTCAAGGACGAAGTGCGCAAACTGGGCGTAGCCCTGGGCTTGCCACCAGCAATGGTCTACCGCCACCCCTTCCCAGGCCCAGGCTTGGGTGTCCGTATCCTGGGTGAAATCAAGCGCGAATACGCAGACTTGCTGCGCCAAGCTGATGCCATCTTCATCGAAGAACTGCGCAATACGGTTGACGAAGAAACCGGCAAGAACTGGTACGACCTGACCTCCCAGGCCTTCACCGTCTTCCTGCCTGTGAAGAGCGTAGGCGTGATGGGCGACGCTCGTACCTATGAGTACGTTGTTGCTATGCGCGCAGTGCAGACCACCGACTTCATGACGGCTGACTGGGCTGAACTGCCATACTCGCTGCTCAAGCGTACCTCTGGCCGCATCATCAACGAAGTGCGCGGCATTAACCGTGTAACGTACGACGTCAGCAGCAAGCCGCCAGCGACGATTGAGTGGGAGTGA